A window of Thermococcus sp. genomic DNA:
CGTGATGGCAGTGCCCGTTCTGGTGGCTGTGAGCGTCATTCTGACCCTTCAACGATGGATGAGGAAGACGCTATTGGCTTACTCCCCAGGACTTAAAATGCGAGCCAATAATTATGAGATCCATATTGATGCATACCTCAGAAAGTTGCAATATGAGATCCGAGTATTGGGGGGTGCTGTACTGAACATAAATCGCAGTGTATAGATTGGGGTGAGATGCCATGAGAAAGGGAGGGGAGTACTTGGTACTTTTTATCCTCATATTTTTGGGCTACTACTGGGGATACAAGGTTAACTTGACATTAGCCATCGGTATGGCATTGACGACTTATTTTATCCCGCTGTTAATAGTGGAGATAGTAGCTCAGAGGAATCCAGAAAAGACTGGGCTTGTTGGAGTAGCCTTGGGAATTATACTTGTCCTCCTTGGAATAAAGACTTATCTTAAAGGCGCGCCCTTTTGGGAGGGGATGCTTATACTTGGTACTGCCGCGGTAATAGGAGGTGTGGCTTTCCAATGGAAGAGGGTCTCTTCAAAGCCTACTTCTCAGCAGGCAGAATTACTCAAATTGGAAAGTTGAGTGAAAACATCCGGCAGTTCATAAAGTGGAGGGGGCCATAAATGCGAGCCAATAACACCAGGTCCATAATTGGTGCATACCGCAGAAACTATCGTCCCTCAGTAACTTCATTCCTTAAAAGACTAACCGGGTATCTCGCCGCGACCCTTGTAGTTTACGCCTACGGAAAACCGACTGCGGCATTGATCCTCATAGCATCTCTGATAGTCCTTGACCTCCTGCTAACTTTTGTTTTTTCCAGAGGATAGGGGGCAATAATTTCACCGCCCTCTCTATTTTTTGATGAGGTAATCGGCACAAAAGATTTACAAAAAGCTTTGGGAGAAGAAAGGCCGAACTGCTAAGGAAACTCACTTCATCTCCATGAGCCTCTGATAGAGCTCCTCCACCTTCTCGCTAACTTCATCCGGCGAGAAGCCGGCCTTCACAGCCAACCAAGTAGCCCCTCCAGCTCCGACACCCTCCTTGACGTAGCCCCTCTCGTAGTCCCTCAAGCCTTTGAACTCGCTCTTCGAGAAGTCGAGGTCGGCGGAATAGGTTATTATCCCAATCTCCTTCGCCGTGTCCAAGAAGGTCGCGCTCCTATCGTTGACAACCCACTTCGTTGTGGCTATCATGAAGCGGTCGAGGCTCTCTCCGAGGGCCTTTAGCAGGGCAGAAACCGCCAACATCTGGGTTCCTCCGGCCAGAACTATCTCCTTCCTGAAGCCTAAAGATAATCCTACCACCGTCGCCATCATCGGGTCTCCGAACTGCCTTAAGGCCTCGAGCGGATTATCTTTAAGCTGGCCCTTCTCTATACCCGCTCTCCTGAAGGCCTCGGCTATGACCCTCTCCTTGAGGCCCTGCGGGTTTTCGGGCGAGGCCGAGCTCGTCCTTGCATCGTATCCGAGCGCCCAGAGAACGGCCTGCGCTGTGGTCGTTCCTCCCGGCGTTGATTCTCCGATGACGAGCTCTCTGATGGGCAACCTGTTCAGCTCTTCTCCGAAAAGTTTGGCGCCCTTGATTATCTCCCCAAACTCCGGTAAAGCTGGCTCCTTCCTGAAGTCCCTTCCAACGGCGTTGCTGATGTGGACGTGCGGAACGAGCGGAGCGAGGTAAGTCCCGCCCCTTACAACCAGAACCGGGAAGTTCGCCAGCTCTTTTGCCGCTTTGGTGATTATTGCCGGCGTTGGGTGCCCCTCAGGTGTTACAGGAATGACGTCAATGGTCAAAGGCTTTTCGTGAAAGAGGTACTCGGCATCCGCAACAGGAGTTAGCTTCGTAAGTTCAGGCGTTGCCCCGGCGACACTAATGCCTTTAACGGTGCTTATCTCCGTGTTCCCCAAAACCAGCAGGAAGAGGCTCTCCATTCCAACCACCGCTGGAGGTTTTATCCAAGGGTTTATATGGCCTTCGGCCAACGCTCCCCGGTGGGAAAATGGGAAAGGCCCTGATGATTCAGGGAACTTCATCGGGAGCAGGCAAATCCCTCCTCGTTACGGCCCTCTGCAGAATCTTCTCCAATCTCGGTTACGAGGTGGTTCCTTTCAAGAGCCAGAACATGAGCCTGAACTCCGCTCCGAGCATCGAAGGCGGTGAGATAAGCCGTGCCCAGTACCTCCAGGCAATCGCCTGCAGAAAAAAGCCGAGCGTGAAGTTCAATCCGATTCTGCTCAAGCCCGAGGGAAACATGACAAGTCAGGTCGTCTTTATGGGAAAGCCCATAGGTAGCGTCTCCGCTAAAGATTATATGCTCTCGCGGAAGGAGGAGCTCTTCCGAAAGGCGATGAAGGTTCTCGACGGGCTGAAGGAGAAGCACGACCTCGTTCTAATCGAAGGCGCCGGCAGTCCGGTCGAGATAAACCTCAAGGACTACGACATAGCCAACATGCGCGTGGCAAAGCACGCGGGCGCGAAAGTAATTCTCGTTACGGACATAGACCGTGGTGGAAGCTTCGCCTCGATAGTCGGCACGATGGAGCTTTTGAGCGAGGAGGAGCGGGAACTCGTTACCGGCTTCGTCTTCAACAAGTTCCGCGGTGATGCCTCCCTCCTAAAGCCGGGCTTTGACTACCTCGAAAAGCGCTACGGGAAGCCGACCCTTGGAGTTATCCCCTACGTCGAGCACCGCCTTCCCGAGGAGGACTCCTTAGCCGAGTTCCCGAAGGTCAGGGGCGAGCTGCACATTCAAATAATCAAGCTCCCGCACATAAGCAACTTTACCGATTTTGAGCCCCTCCACTGGGCCAACGGTGTTGACTACGTCACCAGAGCCGAGGAGATAGAGGGCGACGTCATCATAATCCCCGGAAGCAAGAACACGGTCGAGGACTTACTCTGGATGAGGGAGAACGGCATCGAAGACGCCATCTTAGATGCCCACCGCGAGGGCGCTTTCGTCGTTGGAATCTGCGGCGGCTTCCAGATGCTCGGGGAAGAGATTGTAGACGAAGTTGAATCGAAGCGCGGAAGAGTTAAGGGCATCGGACTCCTTCCGGCGAAAACGGTATTCATGAGGGAAAAGCGAACGAACCACCTCAAAGCAAGAGTCCTCTGGGGGCCAGCTGAGGGT
This region includes:
- the cobT gene encoding nicotinate mononucleotide-dependent phosphoribosyltransferase CobT, giving the protein MESLFLLVLGNTEISTVKGISVAGATPELTKLTPVADAEYLFHEKPLTIDVIPVTPEGHPTPAIITKAAKELANFPVLVVRGGTYLAPLVPHVHISNAVGRDFRKEPALPEFGEIIKGAKLFGEELNRLPIRELVIGESTPGGTTTAQAVLWALGYDARTSSASPENPQGLKERVIAEAFRRAGIEKGQLKDNPLEALRQFGDPMMATVVGLSLGFRKEIVLAGGTQMLAVSALLKALGESLDRFMIATTKWVVNDRSATFLDTAKEIGIITYSADLDFSKSEFKGLRDYERGYVKEGVGAGGATWLAVKAGFSPDEVSEKVEELYQRLMEMK
- a CDS encoding cobyric acid synthase, which translates into the protein MGKALMIQGTSSGAGKSLLVTALCRIFSNLGYEVVPFKSQNMSLNSAPSIEGGEISRAQYLQAIACRKKPSVKFNPILLKPEGNMTSQVVFMGKPIGSVSAKDYMLSRKEELFRKAMKVLDGLKEKHDLVLIEGAGSPVEINLKDYDIANMRVAKHAGAKVILVTDIDRGGSFASIVGTMELLSEEERELVTGFVFNKFRGDASLLKPGFDYLEKRYGKPTLGVIPYVEHRLPEEDSLAEFPKVRGELHIQIIKLPHISNFTDFEPLHWANGVDYVTRAEEIEGDVIIIPGSKNTVEDLLWMRENGIEDAILDAHREGAFVVGICGGFQMLGEEIVDEVESKRGRVKGIGLLPAKTVFMREKRTNHLKARVLWGPAEGMSVEGYEIRMGRSVSERPFSVITSVNGEKTFEPEGAIGERAFGTYLHGIFHNFAFTERFLNFLRAEKGLEQVSVKRWSIEEEIEKFARIVEENLDVDRILGELGL